From one Luteipulveratus mongoliensis genomic stretch:
- a CDS encoding geranylgeranyl reductase family protein, translating to MHAFDQETYDVVVVGAGPAGSSAARAAAQAGARTLVLDRAQFPRYKTCGGGLIGPTLAHLPDDFDLPVQQNIHRATFTLAGRRTTTRSADRTVLRLVNRTDLDDRLLHAAATAGADVRQGVTVTAVEETGDLVTLRTSAGPVRARWVIGADGSASRLGRHVGVEVRQTDLGLEVELDAGPAADWDHRIAIDFGPHPGSYAWVFPKDGLLTVGVIMAKGQPEQTRAYLSSFIEQQRLSGLPEVRSSGHLTRCRTPDSPLGRGRVLLAGDAAGLLEPWTREGISYAVRSGLLAGSVAGGASVTGGSTAAAQSSYRNEIEHGLGREMAAGATLLAAFERSPGLFFRCLTTGPWGWRAFCRVTTGPQTVQRLLDRRRARWTVAGLARVVATLR from the coding sequence GTGCACGCGTTCGACCAGGAGACGTACGACGTCGTCGTGGTGGGTGCCGGACCCGCAGGGAGCAGCGCAGCCCGTGCTGCGGCCCAGGCCGGCGCTCGCACTCTGGTGCTGGATCGGGCCCAGTTCCCTCGCTACAAGACGTGCGGTGGAGGGCTGATCGGGCCGACTTTGGCCCATCTGCCCGACGACTTCGACCTCCCGGTGCAGCAAAACATCCACCGGGCCACGTTCACGCTCGCCGGCCGCCGCACCACGACTCGGTCCGCCGACCGCACGGTCCTCCGCCTGGTCAACCGCACGGATCTCGACGACCGCCTCCTCCACGCTGCCGCGACCGCCGGCGCGGACGTGCGGCAGGGCGTCACGGTGACCGCCGTCGAGGAGACCGGCGACCTGGTGACGCTCCGCACGAGCGCGGGGCCGGTTCGCGCGCGGTGGGTCATCGGCGCGGACGGGAGCGCCTCGCGTCTCGGACGCCACGTCGGCGTCGAGGTGAGGCAGACCGACCTCGGGCTGGAGGTCGAGCTCGACGCAGGTCCCGCTGCGGACTGGGACCATCGCATCGCCATCGACTTCGGCCCGCACCCAGGGTCGTACGCCTGGGTCTTCCCCAAGGACGGCCTCCTCACCGTCGGCGTCATCATGGCCAAGGGCCAGCCCGAGCAGACTCGCGCCTATCTGTCGAGTTTCATTGAGCAGCAACGCCTTTCGGGACTCCCTGAGGTGCGTTCGTCGGGCCACCTCACTCGCTGCCGTACGCCCGACTCACCTCTCGGACGCGGTCGCGTTCTCCTCGCCGGGGACGCTGCCGGCCTCCTCGAGCCCTGGACTCGCGAGGGCATCTCGTACGCCGTCCGGTCCGGTCTGCTCGCGGGCTCCGTCGCAGGTGGTGCGAGCGTGACCGGCGGCTCGACGGCTGCCGCGCAGTCGTCGTACCGAAACGAGATCGAGCACGGCCTGGGACGCGAGATGGCGGCGGGCGCCACCCTGCTTGCGGCGTTCGAGCGCAGCCCTGGCCTGTTCTTCCGTTGCCTGACGACCGGCCCGTGGGGCTGGCGTGCGTTCTGCCGGGTCACGACCGGTCCGCAGACCGTGCAGCGACTGCTCGATCGGCGCCGCGCCCGCTGGACCGTAGCGGGCCTCGCGAGGGTCGTCGCCACCCTGAGATGA
- a CDS encoding OsmC family protein produces MTGSLHTYAAHLTWSGSTGVGYDAYDRAHDVTAAPAEQALSLTSDPAFLGNPALLNPEQLLVMAASSCQLLSFLSVAARSRLDVVDYADEATATMDESQTPTRLDAIDLRPRIVLADTDRPRAAQDRLDRLVDLAHRGCYIANSLSTPVRVTATFTWRTA; encoded by the coding sequence ATGACGGGATCACTGCACACGTACGCCGCTCATCTCACCTGGTCCGGGTCCACAGGAGTCGGGTACGACGCGTACGACCGGGCACATGACGTCACCGCTGCGCCGGCCGAGCAGGCGTTGTCGCTCACGTCCGACCCGGCGTTCCTGGGCAACCCGGCGCTGCTGAACCCCGAGCAGCTGCTCGTGATGGCTGCGTCGTCGTGCCAGCTGCTGAGCTTCCTTTCGGTTGCTGCGCGTTCGCGGCTGGACGTGGTCGACTACGCCGACGAGGCGACCGCCACGATGGACGAGTCGCAGACCCCGACCCGGCTCGACGCGATCGACCTGCGGCCCCGGATCGTCCTCGCCGACACGGACCGGCCGCGCGCTGCGCAGGACCGGCTCGACCGGCTGGTCGACCTCGCGCATCGCGGCTGCTACATCGCCAACAGTCTCAGCACGCCCGTCCGCGTGACCGCGACGTTCACGTGGCGCACCGCCTGA
- a CDS encoding putative sugar O-methyltransferase, with protein MSTWADLTRQSLDELREAKPTYLPTNFWGPGVEALLKDMETQGLERFKSWRTAGIWFNPTYGNSYTNAVIEKLLPIAQANNANATHNYLGAALNGSFEARRDFDVASMAWDQQRWPFDLINHGESRIGSPWQAYPLSGIPEVTVGRAYVNYLLCLAALSRHVDAPPRSFLEIGGGFGVLGEIVMSRDEDARYVDLDIPPLLTVASYYLTELFGPDRVATYDDTLSKPGPITVEKSAVLPNFRIEDLEGEFEVFVNSFSFQEMEPDVVDHYVDQVSSKGLRYVVSLNSRQGKPKAAEAGQWGALDPVKSADIVEMFGRRGFTQVGEYDQPLVRSGGQVVVLKRD; from the coding sequence GTGTCGACGTGGGCTGACCTGACCAGACAATCGCTCGACGAGCTTCGCGAGGCGAAGCCGACCTACCTGCCGACCAACTTCTGGGGGCCAGGTGTCGAGGCGCTCCTGAAGGACATGGAGACCCAGGGGCTGGAGCGGTTCAAGTCCTGGCGCACCGCCGGGATCTGGTTCAACCCGACTTACGGCAACAGCTATACCAACGCGGTGATCGAGAAGCTCCTCCCGATCGCGCAGGCCAACAATGCCAACGCCACGCACAATTACCTCGGCGCGGCGCTCAACGGCTCGTTCGAGGCCCGCCGTGACTTCGACGTGGCGAGCATGGCCTGGGACCAGCAGCGCTGGCCGTTCGACCTCATCAATCACGGCGAGAGCCGGATCGGTTCGCCGTGGCAGGCGTACCCGCTCAGCGGTATCCCCGAGGTGACGGTCGGTCGCGCCTACGTCAACTACCTCCTGTGCCTGGCCGCGCTGTCCCGCCACGTGGATGCGCCGCCGCGGAGCTTCCTCGAGATCGGCGGCGGCTTCGGCGTGCTCGGCGAGATCGTGATGTCGCGCGATGAGGACGCCCGCTACGTCGACCTGGACATCCCGCCGCTGCTGACCGTCGCGTCGTACTACCTGACTGAGCTGTTCGGCCCCGACCGCGTGGCGACCTATGACGACACCCTGTCCAAGCCCGGCCCGATCACGGTGGAGAAGTCCGCGGTCCTGCCCAACTTCAGGATCGAGGACCTGGAGGGCGAGTTCGAGGTGTTCGTGAACTCCTTCTCGTTCCAGGAGATGGAGCCCGACGTCGTCGACCACTACGTCGACCAGGTCTCGTCCAAGGGTCTGCGCTACGTCGTGTCGCTGAACTCGCGGCAGGGCAAGCCAAAGGCCGCGGAGGCCGGTCAGTGGGGCGCTCTCGACCCGGTGAAGTCGGCGGACATCGTGGAGATGTTCGGCCGGCGCGGGTTCACCCAGGTCGGCGAGTACGACCAGCCCCTGGTCCGCAGCGGCGGCCAGGTCGTGGTCCTCAAGCGCGACTGA
- a CDS encoding GlsB/YeaQ/YmgE family stress response membrane protein produces MIGNIIVWLIIGVVVGALARLVLPGRQSISWVATIVIGIIAAFVGGLISYSLIGVDDNGGIQWIPLIISVALAAVGVSLYAGSAGRRTVGHH; encoded by the coding sequence ATGATCGGCAACATCATCGTCTGGCTCATCATCGGAGTCGTCGTCGGCGCGCTCGCTCGTCTCGTCCTGCCGGGCAGGCAGTCCATCAGCTGGGTCGCCACGATCGTGATCGGCATCATCGCGGCGTTCGTCGGCGGGCTGATCAGCTATTCGCTGATCGGCGTCGACGACAACGGTGGCATTCAGTGGATCCCGCTGATCATCAGCGTCGCCCTGGCCGCGGTCGGTGTCTCGCTGTACGCCGGCTCGGCTGGCCGTCGGACCGTCGGCCACCACTGA
- a CDS encoding LysE/ArgO family amino acid transporter, with protein sequence MTASLAGLLTGLTLIIAIGAQNAFVLRQGLMRAHVGLVVTICAVADALLITAGVAGVGALVRDHPTALDVLRWVGAAYLAAYGLMSLWRARRPSAMTPADGNGRSRTAVAATTLALTFLNPHVYLDTVLMLGSIANQHGSTGRWWFAGGAALGSVLWFSALGYGARAASRLAARPSTWRVLDLVIGLVMLALALKLLTT encoded by the coding sequence GTGACTGCCTCCCTGGCCGGCCTGCTGACCGGCCTCACCCTCATCATCGCCATCGGTGCCCAGAACGCGTTCGTGCTGCGGCAGGGCCTGATGCGCGCACACGTGGGGCTGGTCGTCACGATCTGCGCGGTGGCGGACGCGCTGCTGATCACCGCCGGTGTCGCAGGAGTAGGGGCGCTGGTCCGGGACCACCCGACCGCCCTGGACGTCCTGCGATGGGTCGGAGCTGCCTACCTGGCCGCTTATGGCCTCATGTCGCTGTGGCGCGCCCGACGACCGTCAGCGATGACGCCCGCGGACGGCAACGGGCGCAGTCGTACGGCGGTGGCCGCCACCACGCTCGCGCTCACGTTCCTCAACCCGCACGTCTATCTCGACACGGTGCTCATGCTGGGCTCGATCGCCAACCAGCACGGGTCGACCGGCCGGTGGTGGTTCGCGGGCGGTGCGGCGCTCGGGAGCGTGCTGTGGTTCTCAGCGCTGGGCTACGGCGCCCGCGCGGCTTCGCGGCTCGCTGCCCGCCCCAGCACGTGGCGCGTGCTCGATCTCGTGATCGGGCTGGTGATGCTGGCGCTCGCGCTCAAGCTGCTCACGACGTAG